GGGCAGCCTCCTCACGCAAAAACGGCAGAATGCCTATTAGCAAAGTTGTGCGTATTATACAACGAAATTCCAACGAATACAATAACAGAAATTATGCAAAGAAAGCTGAGGTCAATAAGAAGATACATCGGTATCTGGATGGTCTTTAAAAAATCGTGCCTGATTCACGCCGAAGTCCTCTTGAAGTTGAATGGTCAGTCCACCGTCCACCGGCAGTGCGTGTCCTGTGATAAAAGATGCTTCGTCCGAACAGAGGAAGTTGATAGCGTTAGCAATGTCAATCGGGCGTCCAACACGGCGAACTGGATATTGTGCCTCAAAGAAACGTAACAGCGACGGATTCTGCTTCCAATGTTCTTCGATGCGCTCAGTTACGATATGACCGGGGCAGATCGCGTTGACCCGGATCCCCATCGGTCCGAAGTCAATCGCCATCTGACGGGTGACACCGATAACGGAGGATTTGCCCGCTTCATATACCAATTTCTTCGGAGCCATCAAAAGACCGTGGACGGACGAGATATTGATGATACTACCTTTGCCCGACTTTGCGATCTCTGGTACGGCGTACTTTGCACCTAGAAACATGGACTTGACTAGGACGTTCATTGCGTAGTCCCAAGCCTCTTCCGACAGGTCTACTGCGCTGCCGTCCGGCTCTTTGGTATTGAAAGCGTTGTTGACGAGGATGTCGAGGCGCCCCCATAGTTCAACCGCTTTGCGAACCATTGCCTCAATGTCATCACGGCGAGAGAC
This genomic interval from Candidatus Poribacteria bacterium contains the following:
- a CDS encoding SDR family oxidoreductase — translated: MGSLADQVAIVTGGAQGIGGATSRRLAESGARILIADMDVETAQSNAERIRNAGGIAEVLETDVSRRDDIEAMVRKAVELWGRLDILVNNAFNTKEPDGSAVDLSEEAWDYAMNVLVKSMFLGAKYAVPEIAKSGKGSIINISSVHGLLMAPKKLVYEAGKSSVIGVTRQMAIDFGPMGIRVNAICPGHIVTERIEEHWKQNPSLLRFFEAQYPVRRVGRPIDIANAINFLCSDEASFITGHALPVDGGLTIQLQEDFGVNQARFFKDHPDTDVSSY